The following proteins are co-located in the Meleagris gallopavo isolate NT-WF06-2002-E0010 breed Aviagen turkey brand Nicholas breeding stock chromosome 13, Turkey_5.1, whole genome shotgun sequence genome:
- the MC1R gene encoding melanocyte-stimulating hormone receptor has protein sequence MACPVLGHAGPQGAQRPQHGVHSAPARLSPQLPGHRPSCACPPFSGGGAEGASFKLGQRKGPFFPITTAELWIRQAVLVGRAVETAESLRCCPVGSRVGDPFLILVPGAQRCPHPFCLVVGRCVSTGGADCEHRDFACAAVVLRATAPSQGVPGAEARAMSTLAPLRLLREPWNASEGNQSNATAGAGGAWCQGLDIPNELFLTLGLVSLVENLLVVAAILKNRNLHSPMYYFICCLAVSDMLVSVSNLAETLFMLLMEHGVLVIRASIVRHMDNVIDMLICSSVVSSLSFLGVIAVDRYITIFYALRYHSIMTLQRAVVTMASVWLASTVSSTVFITYYRNNAILLCLIGFFLFMLVLMLVLYIHMFALARHHVRNISSQQKQPTIYRTSSLKGAVTLTILLGVFFICWGPFFFHLILIVTCPTNPFCTCFFSYFNLFLILIICNSVIDPLIYAFRSQELRRTLREVVLCSW, from the coding sequence ATGGCATGCCCAGTCCTGGGGCATGCAGGACCCCAGGGCGCACAGAGACCCCAGCACGGTGTGCACAGTGCCCCAGCACGGCTCAGCCCCCAGCTACCCGGGCACAGGCCGTCATGTGCGTGCCCACCCTTCTCAGGAGGAGGAGCCGAGGGAGCCAGCTTTAAATTAGGACAGAGAAAGGGCCCTTTCTTCCCCATCACCACCGCTGAGCTCTGGATACGCCAGGCAGTGCTCGTGGGGAGGGCAGTTGAGACAGCGGAGTCTCTGCGCTGCTGCCCAGTGGGCTCCCGGGTGGGGGATCCCTTCCTCATCCTTGTGCCCGGGGCACAGAGGTGCCCACATCCCTTCTGCCTCGTGGTCGGGCGCTGTGTGAGCACTGGTGGGGCTGATTGTGAGCACAGGGACTTTGCGTGCGCTGCAGTTGTGCTCAGGGCCACggcccccagccagggggtcCCTGGGGCTGAGGCCAGGGCCATGTCGACTCTGGCCCCCCTGCGTCTGCTGCGCGAACCCTGGAACGCCAGTGAGGGCAACCAGAGCAACGCCACAGCTGGGGCCGGCGGCGCCTGGTGCCAGGGACTGGACATCCCCAATGAGCTCTTCCTGACACTGGGGCTGGTGAGCCTGGTGGAGAACCTGCTGGTGGTGGCCGCCATCCTCAAGAACAGGAATCTGCATTCTCCCATGTACTACTTCATCTGCTGCCTGGCCGTCTCCGACATGCTGGTGAGCGTCAGCAACCTGGCCGAGACGCTCTTCATGCTGCTGATGGAGCACGGTGTGCTGGTAATCCGTGCCAGCATCGTCCGCCACATGGACAACGTCATCGACATGCTCATCTGCAGCTCCGTCGTGTCCTCCCTCTCCTTCCTGGGGGTCATCGCCGTGGACCGCTACATCACCATCTTCTACGCACTGCGCTACCACAGCATCATGACGCTGCAGCGCGCTGTGGTCACCATGGCCAGCGTCTGGCTGGCCAGCACCGTCTCCAGCACCGTCTTCATCACCTACTACCGCAACAACGCCATCCTGCTCTGCCTCATCGGCTTCTTCCTCTTCATGCTGGTCCTCATGCTGGTGCTTTACATTCACATGTTCGCGCTGGCTCGCCATCATGTGCGCAACATCTCCAGCCAGCAGAAGCAGCCCACCATCTACCGCACCAGCAGCCTGAAGGGAGCCGTCACGCTCACCATCCTGCTGGGAGTCTTCTTCATCTGCTGGGGGCCCTTCTTCTTCCACCTCATCCTCATTGTCACCTGCCCCACCAACCCTTTCTGTACCTGCTTCTTCAGCTATTTCAACctcttcctcatcctcatcatcTGCAATTCAGTGATCGATCCCTTGATCTATGCCTTCCGGAGCCAGGAGCTCCGGCGGACGCTGCGGGAGGTGGTGCTGTGCTCCTGGTAG
- the SPIRE2 gene encoding protein spire homolog 2 — MRLAGGGSPGSGAAVPKWGAQSEVRLAPSLGASVTVPFSPPELPPLLTPAAEAQMVQSLGFAIYRALDWGLDENEERELSPQLEQLIDLMTNSDSEDSGCGTADEGYGGQEEEEESGEGPLRAVRTFGQAMRCCAARLADPNEAQAHYQAVCRALFAETVELKAFLAKIRDAKEMLQKLKEDEEAEERPAAELGSLRNTDWARLWVQLMRELRHGVKLKKVQEKQFNPLPTEYQLTPFEMLMQDIRARNYKLRKVMVDGDIPPRVKKDAHELILDFIRSRPPLKQASERRLRPLPQKQRTLHEKILEEIKQERKLRPVETSYRGQKGYSSLPCIPHACSSHLTSSSCIDLSMPEASTVPARPRPRVLLKAPTLAEMEEMSISEEEDSPSTESVSGLPMKRDRSFSEQDLAQFQSELGGGHAAPKVLESLDPEPRPRSGSVPASYHSVPYGSAPRAALGSVEERPEDGSSTAPSSSSKHLWLEFSHPVESLALTVEEMINVRRVLVKAEMEKFLQSKEIYNSLKKGKVCCCCRAKFPLFSWPAACLFCKRSVCSSCSLKMKMPSKKLAHIPVYALGFESLPGSLLAKALPLRKRETFHSLPGPGWRRVEEEFPHIYAQGSVLRDVCSDCTGFVADVICSSRRSVAVLNAAPRRPAAPRSLRCSSWHE, encoded by the exons ATGAGACTGGCTGGGGGTGGGAGTCCTGGCTCAGGTGCAGCAGTCCCAAAGTGGGGCGCACAAAGTGAGGTAAGACTGGCCCCCAGCCTTGGGGCATCAGTGACTGTACCTTTCTCTCCCCCAGAGCTGCCTCCGCTGCTGACACCTGCTGCTGAAGCACAG ATGGTGCAGTCCTTGGGTTTTGCCATCTACCGGGCGCTGGACTGGGGGCTGGATGAGAACGAGGAGCGGGAGCTGAGCccacagctggagcagctcaTCGACCTGATGACCAACAGTGACTCAGAGGACAGCGGCTGTGGCACGGCTGACGAGGGCTAtggggggcaggaggaggaggaggagagtgGCGAGGGGCCACTGCGAGCTGTGCGCACCTTCGGGCAGGCCATGCGGTGCTGCGCTGCACGCCTTGCTGATCCCAATGAAGCCCAGGCTCATTACCAGGCTGTGTGCCGGGCGCTCTTTGCTGAAACTGTGGAGCTCAAAGCCTTCCTGGCCAAGATCCGCGACGCCAAGGAG atgctgcagaagctgaaggaggatgaggaggcagaggagaggccggcagcagagctgggcagcctgcGCAACACAGACTGG GCCCGGCTGTGGGTGCAGCTGATGCGGGAGCTGCGGCACGGCGTCAAGCTGAAGAAGGTGCAGGAGAAGCAGTTCAACCCACTGCCCACTGAATACCAACTGACCCCCTTCGAGATGCTCATGCAGGACATCCGCGCGCGCAACTACAAGCTGCGCAAGGTCATG GTGGACGGGGACATCCCACCACGAGTGAAGAAGGATGCCCACGAGCTCATCCTGGACTTCATCCGCTCCCGGCCCCCACTCAAACAG GCGTCAGAGCGGAGGCTACGGCCGCTGCCCCAGAAGCAGAGGACACTGCATGAGAAGATCTTGGAAGAGATCAAGCAGGAGAGGAAGCTCCGGCCTGTGGAGACATCATACCGGGGTCAGAAAG GGTACAGCTCGCTGCCCTGCATCCCGCACGCCTGCTCCAGCCACCtcacctccagctcctgcaTCGATCTCTCTATGCCTGAGGccagcacagtgccagcacGGCCACGGCCCCGCGTCCTGCTCAAGGCACCCACACTGGCAGAGATGGAGGAGATGAGCATTTCCGAG GAGGAGGACTCACCAAGCACAGAGTCTGTCTCAGGGCTGCCTATGAAGCGGGACCGCTCCTTCTCAGAGCAGGACCTAGCCCAGTTCCAGAGTGAGCTTGGTGGTGGCCACGCAGCACCCAAGGTGCTGGAGTCGCTGGATCCCGAGCCCCGGCCCCGATCAG GCTCTGTCCCCGCCAGCTACCATTCAGTGCCGTACGGCTCTGCGCCCCGCGCTGCCCTGGGCTCCGTGGAGGAGAGGCCAGAGGATGGCTCCAGCACTGcgcccagcagcagctccaagcaCCTCTGGCTG GAGTTCAGCCACCCCGTGGAGAGCCTGGCCCTCACGGTGGAGGAGATGATCAACGTGCGTAGGGTGCTGGTCAAGGCCGAGATGGAGAAGTTCCTACAGAGCAAGGAGATCTACAACAGCCTGAAGAAGGGCAAG gtctgctgctgctgccgcgccaaatttcccctcttctccTGGCCTGCAGCCTGCCTCTTCTGCAAGCG GTCtgtctgctcctcctgcagcctgaaG ATGAAGATGCCTTCCAAGAAGCTGGCTCACATCCCTGTCTACGCACTGGGCTTCGAGAGCCTCCCGGGCTCACTGCTGGCCAAAGCTCTGCCACTGCGCAAGAGGGAAACCTTCCA CTCGCTGCCAGGTCCAGGCTGGCGTCGGGTGGAGGAGGAGTTCCCCCACATCTACGCTCAGGGCTCCGTGCTCCGCGACGTCTGCAGTGACTGCACCGGCTTCGTGGCCGACGTTATCTGCTCCAGTCGCCGCAGTGTGGCCGTCCTCAACGCCGCCCCGCGCCGCCCCGCTGCCCCGCGCTCCCTGcgctgcagctcctggcacGAGTGA